The following coding sequences are from one Acidobacteriota bacterium window:
- the secE gene encoding preprotein translocase subunit SecE, protein MKTAMVDNVKDAQVGRREGSDAPVATTSGPLGWWGRAKDFLSKVREEVGRVTWPTQREVQATTVVVIVFSLIMGLYLFAIDAAFNKVVEWIFRRLGGAA, encoded by the coding sequence GTGAAGACCGCGATGGTGGACAACGTCAAGGACGCGCAGGTCGGACGCCGCGAGGGCAGTGATGCGCCCGTCGCGACGACGAGCGGCCCGTTGGGCTGGTGGGGACGTGCGAAGGATTTCCTCTCGAAGGTGCGTGAGGAAGTCGGGCGCGTCACATGGCCCACACAGCGCGAGGTGCAAGCCACGACTGTGGTCGTGATCGTGTTCTCGCTCATCATGGGCCTGTACCTGTTCGCCATCGACGCGGCGTTCAACAAGGTGGTCGAATGGATCTTCCGGCGCCTCGGAGGCGCGGCATGA